A single window of Methylobacterium nodulans ORS 2060 DNA harbors:
- a CDS encoding class I SAM-dependent methyltransferase, whose product MLSESREAGPTTALMRKAYARWAPVYDVVYDKLTEPAARDAVTAAVANGRRILEAGVGTGLSLGYYPAACEVYGVDLSEDMLRRAALKVHRRGLAHVKGLQVMDVCRLGYADESFDAVVAQFLITLVPDPERALDEFLRVLRPGGEIVLANHFGQADGAVARVEQIMAPLCSRIGWSSDFKAARIEAWAKRRGVTFVGLRPTFPGGFFKILRLRKAA is encoded by the coding sequence ATGTTGAGTGAGTCGCGGGAGGCGGGCCCCACCACCGCCTTGATGCGCAAGGCCTATGCGCGTTGGGCGCCGGTCTATGACGTGGTCTATGACAAGCTCACGGAACCCGCCGCGCGCGACGCCGTGACGGCTGCCGTGGCCAATGGCCGGCGCATCCTGGAGGCCGGCGTCGGCACGGGCCTGTCGCTCGGCTACTACCCGGCCGCCTGCGAGGTCTACGGCGTCGATCTCTCGGAGGACATGCTGAGGCGGGCGGCGCTCAAGGTCCACCGCCGCGGCCTCGCCCATGTCAAGGGCCTGCAGGTGATGGATGTCTGCCGGCTCGGCTACGCGGACGAGAGCTTCGACGCGGTGGTGGCGCAGTTCCTCATCACCCTGGTGCCCGATCCGGAGAGGGCGCTGGACGAGTTCCTGCGCGTGCTCCGGCCGGGCGGCGAGATCGTGCTCGCCAACCATTTCGGGCAGGCTGACGGCGCGGTGGCCCGCGTCGAGCAGATCATGGCGCCGCTCTGCTCCAGGATCGGCTGGAGCTCGGATTTCAAGGCTGCCCGCATCGAGGCCTGGGCCAAGCGGCGCGGGGTCACCTTCGTGGGGCTGCGGCCGACCTTCCCGGGCGGCTTCTTCAAGATCCTGCGCCTGCGCAAAGCGGCCTAA
- a CDS encoding PA0069 family radical SAM protein has translation MAGTNGGNRGDRRLAASAEAAQRRRGRGATANPTGRFEPARREAFADGWDREEELPPLRTEVTIERARTIITRNDSPDLGFDRSINPYRGCEHGCIYCFARPNHAYAGLSPGLDFETKLFAKPNAADLLTRELSGRGYRPRVIALGTATDPYQPIERRHRITRAVLEVLDRFNHPVGIVTKSDLVLRDLDLLGAMAARGLVRVAVSVTTLDPVLARRMEPRAPRPEKRLAAIRALAEAGVPVMVLMAPVIPGLNDHEIETLLARAREAGATEAGSVLLRLPHELADLVRDWFAEHYPDRAARTFALLAEARGGQVYDATFGRRFTGTGPYAALLADRVRRAARRLGYGEGRAPLRTDLFAVPVPEGGQYRLL, from the coding sequence GTGGCCGGGACGAACGGGGGCAATCGGGGTGATCGGCGCCTCGCCGCATCGGCCGAAGCGGCGCAGCGGCGCCGCGGCCGGGGCGCCACCGCCAACCCGACCGGGCGCTTCGAGCCGGCACGCCGCGAGGCCTTCGCGGATGGCTGGGACCGCGAGGAGGAGCTGCCGCCCCTGCGCACCGAGGTGACCATCGAGCGCGCCCGCACCATCATCACCCGCAACGACTCGCCCGATCTCGGCTTCGACCGCTCGATCAATCCCTATCGCGGCTGCGAGCATGGCTGCATCTACTGCTTCGCGCGGCCGAACCACGCCTATGCGGGGCTCTCGCCGGGCCTCGACTTCGAGACGAAGCTCTTCGCCAAGCCGAATGCCGCCGACCTGCTGACGCGGGAACTCTCGGGCCGGGGCTACCGCCCGCGGGTGATCGCGCTCGGCACGGCGACCGATCCCTACCAGCCGATCGAGCGGCGCCACCGCATCACCCGGGCCGTGCTGGAGGTGCTCGACCGCTTCAACCATCCGGTGGGGATCGTCACCAAATCCGACCTCGTGCTGCGCGACCTCGACCTGCTCGGAGCCATGGCGGCGCGGGGGCTCGTGCGGGTGGCGGTCTCGGTGACGACCCTCGATCCGGTCCTGGCGCGCCGGATGGAGCCCCGCGCCCCGCGCCCCGAGAAGCGGCTGGCCGCGATCCGGGCGCTGGCGGAGGCCGGCGTGCCTGTGATGGTGCTGATGGCGCCGGTGATCCCAGGCCTCAACGACCACGAGATCGAGACCCTGCTCGCCCGCGCCCGCGAGGCCGGCGCCACGGAGGCGGGCAGCGTGCTCCTGCGCCTGCCGCACGAACTCGCCGATCTCGTGCGGGACTGGTTCGCCGAGCATTATCCCGACCGCGCGGCCCGCACCTTCGCGCTTCTGGCCGAGGCCCGGGGCGGGCAGGTCTACGACGCGACCTTCGGCCGGCGCTTCACCGGCACCGGCCCCTATGCGGCGCTCCTGGCCGACCGGGTGCGGCGGGCGGCGCGACGCCTGGGCTACGGCGAGGGGCGGGCGCCGCTGCGGACGGATCTCTTCGCCGTGCCGGTGCCGGAGGGCGGGCAGTATCGGCTGCTGTAG
- a CDS encoding LysR substrate-binding domain-containing protein, producing MSLPVPLSAVRSFEAAARRRSFKAAAAELNLTASAVSHAIRKMEEALGVALFERAGQGVTLTPAGEALLEHVGRAFEELHRGLDLVAARGPQLLRLHCAPSFAAQWLTPRLARFLADHPGFEVRLAAGMDYARFTTDEFDADIVYGPPRGEGLVVVPLCTETVMPLCDPVRAARIRTPADLLDQVLIQSDNKLVRWPLWFARNDLPAPRPLGVRFDRSFLAIAAAADGLGVALESTLLAEREIASGRLVAPLLGRARDVTYVGHHLVFPAATRRRAPLRTFTRWLAGELGIDPGLAELV from the coding sequence ATGTCGCTCCCGGTTCCCCTCTCCGCCGTCCGCTCCTTCGAAGCCGCCGCGCGGCGGCGCTCCTTCAAGGCCGCGGCAGCGGAGCTGAACCTGACCGCGAGCGCGGTGAGCCACGCGATCCGCAAGATGGAGGAGGCGCTCGGCGTCGCGCTGTTCGAGCGGGCCGGGCAGGGGGTGACGCTGACGCCCGCCGGCGAGGCGCTGCTGGAGCATGTCGGCCGCGCCTTCGAGGAGCTGCACCGGGGCCTCGACCTCGTGGCAGCGCGCGGGCCGCAGCTGCTGCGCCTGCACTGCGCCCCGAGCTTCGCCGCGCAGTGGCTGACGCCGCGGCTCGCGCGTTTCCTCGCCGACCATCCGGGCTTCGAGGTGCGGCTCGCTGCCGGCATGGACTATGCGCGCTTCACCACCGACGAGTTCGATGCCGACATCGTCTACGGCCCGCCGCGGGGCGAGGGGCTCGTGGTGGTGCCGCTCTGCACCGAGACGGTGATGCCGCTCTGCGATCCGGTGCGGGCCGCGCGCATCCGCACGCCCGCCGACCTCCTCGACCAGGTGCTGATCCAGAGCGACAACAAGCTGGTGCGCTGGCCGCTCTGGTTCGCGCGCAACGACCTGCCGGCGCCGCGCCCCCTCGGCGTGCGCTTCGACCGCAGCTTCCTCGCCATCGCGGCGGCGGCGGACGGGCTCGGGGTCGCCCTCGAATCGACCCTGCTCGCCGAGCGCGAGATCGCGAGCGGCCGCCTCGTCGCCCCGCTGCTCGGGCGCGCCCGGGACGTCACTTACGTCGGCCACCACCTGGTCTTCCCGGCCGCGACCCGGCGGCGGGCGCCGCTGCGCACCTTCACGCGCTGGCTGGCGGGGGAACTCGGGATCGATCCGGGGCTGGCGGAGCTGGTGTAA
- a CDS encoding sensor histidine kinase has protein sequence MRERGAFRGAASRFGLSGRLLLLTILFVLLAEVLIYVPSVANFRRTWLSDRVAAAQVAALALDAAPQQKVSDDLARRLLMGVGARAIALRAGGTRRLITVTEMPSEVSETVDLRDTAWTDLLAGAWHTLWQADSAPMRVVGHGMDGVDFVEIVIDSAPLREALIAFSWRILVTSMVISGITGILVFLALQVSIVRPVLRLTRNIAAFADDPEDGSRLIAPSWRTDEIGLAETALARMEAVLAGELRQKRRLAELGLSVSKINHELRNLLTTAQLLGDRLEATADPAVQRVAPRLVATLGRAIRYCEATLAYGRAAERVPERRLTLLKPILADALDLAGSAPGTGVRVEERTPEDLLVDADPDQLSRVIINLVRNAVQALALAGTAGGAPPLVTIEAAREGAVVTILVSDNGPGLPERARANLFSPFQGAARPGGTGLGLPIAAELTRLNGGTLTLDETRIGARFRITLPDRV, from the coding sequence ATGCGGGAGCGGGGTGCCTTTCGGGGCGCCGCCAGCCGGTTCGGCCTCTCGGGCCGGCTGCTGCTGCTCACGATCCTGTTCGTGCTGCTGGCCGAGGTGCTGATCTACGTCCCCAGCGTCGCCAATTTCCGCCGCACCTGGCTGTCGGACCGGGTCGCGGCCGCGCAGGTGGCGGCCCTCGCCCTCGACGCCGCGCCCCAGCAGAAGGTCTCGGACGATCTCGCCCGGCGGCTCCTCATGGGGGTGGGCGCACGGGCGATCGCGCTCCGGGCCGGGGGCACCCGCCGCCTCATCACCGTGACGGAGATGCCCTCCGAGGTGAGCGAGACGGTGGACCTGCGCGACACCGCCTGGACCGACCTGCTGGCGGGGGCATGGCACACCCTGTGGCAGGCGGATTCCGCGCCGATGCGCGTGGTGGGCCATGGCATGGACGGGGTCGACTTCGTCGAGATCGTGATCGACTCCGCCCCCCTGCGCGAGGCGCTGATCGCCTTCTCGTGGCGCATCCTCGTCACCTCCATGGTGATCTCGGGCATCACCGGCATCCTGGTGTTCCTCGCCCTCCAGGTCTCGATCGTGCGCCCGGTCTTACGCCTCACGCGCAACATCGCGGCCTTCGCGGACGATCCGGAGGACGGCTCGCGCCTCATCGCCCCCTCCTGGCGCACCGACGAGATCGGGCTCGCCGAGACCGCGCTCGCCCGCATGGAGGCGGTGCTCGCCGGAGAGCTGCGCCAGAAGCGGCGGCTCGCCGAACTCGGCCTGTCGGTGAGCAAGATCAACCACGAATTGCGCAACCTGCTCACCACCGCGCAGCTCCTCGGGGACCGCCTGGAGGCGACCGCCGACCCGGCGGTGCAGCGGGTGGCGCCGCGCCTCGTCGCGACGCTCGGACGGGCGATCCGCTACTGCGAGGCGACGCTGGCCTATGGCCGGGCCGCCGAGCGCGTGCCGGAGCGTCGGCTGACGCTCTTGAAGCCGATCCTGGCCGACGCCCTCGACCTCGCCGGGAGCGCCCCCGGCACGGGCGTGCGGGTGGAGGAGCGCACGCCCGAGGACCTGTTGGTCGATGCCGATCCCGACCAGCTCTCGCGGGTGATCATCAACCTCGTGCGCAACGCCGTGCAGGCGCTGGCGCTTGCCGGAACGGCCGGCGGGGCGCCGCCCCTCGTCACGATCGAGGCGGCGCGCGAGGGCGCCGTCGTGACGATTCTCGTATCCGACAACGGTCCGGGCCTGCCCGAGCGGGCGCGGGCGAACCTGTTCTCGCCCTTCCAGGGCGCGGCCCGCCCGGGCGGCACCGGTCTCGGCCTCCCGATCGCGGCGGAGCTCACCCGCCTCAATGGCGGCACGCTCACCCTCGACGAGACGCGGATCGGCGCCCGCTTCCGGATCACGCTGCCCGACCGGGTGTGA
- a CDS encoding flagellar hook-length control protein FliK, whose protein sequence is MTATGAGDGVHAAGRESPRCHAGRRPASADAAPFRVAQPARDPARAPSAAERRPAGPARRDACAAQSAPQSAAPRRSPAAAHATAPGDTPCAPARDDAGASPRAADPAAEARASGTKEPDGRETPEQETPEQDKTLEDASDGQAGAAAPPVQPPPPAPAGTPIARASASGEPEAELAASGAAGAAAARAGEIAAGSPASDNRTEGAEAAAPAPGFAAVLADVAPPDAGAPPAMTAAAPSAEAQAPSPPPPPVPLGAVPMTIGLRSLAGSNRFEIRLDPADLGRIDVSLDLDREHGSVKAHLAVERPETLALLQRDAGSLQQALTQAGFSGTEAALSFSLQDGSGGQGRAGREGAPSPGRIADSAPADPDPVPLALLRGGGLGLDIRI, encoded by the coding sequence ATGACGGCGACGGGAGCGGGCGACGGGGTTCATGCGGCGGGGCGGGAGAGCCCGCGCTGCCATGCGGGGCGGCGCCCGGCATCCGCCGATGCCGCCCCGTTTCGGGTCGCGCAACCCGCGCGGGATCCCGCCCGAGCGCCGTCGGCCGCGGAGCGCAGGCCGGCCGGCCCGGCCCGGCGGGATGCCTGCGCGGCGCAGAGCGCGCCGCAGAGTGCCGCGCCCCGCCGGTCTCCGGCCGCGGCGCATGCGACGGCCCCGGGCGACACCCCGTGCGCGCCGGCCCGTGATGATGCCGGGGCATCACCCCGGGCCGCCGACCCCGCGGCCGAGGCCCGCGCCTCCGGGACGAAGGAGCCCGACGGTCGGGAGACGCCTGAACAGGAGACGCCCGAACAGGACAAGACGCTGGAAGATGCGTCGGACGGGCAGGCGGGCGCCGCCGCTCCGCCGGTCCAACCCCCGCCCCCCGCTCCTGCCGGAACGCCTATCGCGCGAGCGAGCGCGTCGGGGGAGCCCGAGGCGGAACTGGCCGCTTCCGGCGCGGCCGGAGCCGCGGCGGCCCGGGCGGGCGAGATCGCGGCGGGATCCCCGGCCTCCGACAACAGGACCGAGGGAGCGGAGGCCGCAGCGCCCGCCCCGGGCTTCGCGGCCGTGCTGGCGGATGTTGCACCGCCCGATGCGGGGGCGCCGCCCGCGATGACGGCCGCCGCGCCGAGCGCCGAGGCGCAGGCCCCCTCCCCGCCGCCTCCGCCGGTGCCGCTCGGCGCCGTGCCGATGACCATCGGCCTGCGTTCGCTTGCCGGCAGCAACCGCTTCGAGATCCGCCTCGATCCGGCCGATCTCGGCCGGATCGACGTGAGCCTCGACCTCGACCGCGAGCACGGCTCCGTCAAGGCGCATCTCGCGGTCGAGCGGCCCGAGACCCTCGCTCTGCTCCAGCGCGACGCCGGCAGCCTGCAGCAAGCCCTGACGCAGGCGGGTTTCTCCGGCACGGAGGCGGCGCTGAGCTTCTCCCTTCAGGATGGGTCGGGCGGCCAGGGCCGGGCCGGCCGCGAGGGGGCGCCCTCTCCGGGGCGCATTGCCGATTCCGCTCCGGCCGATCCCGATCCGGTCCCGCTCGCCCTGCTCCGCGGCGGCGGGCTCGGCCTCGACATCCGCATCTAG
- a CDS encoding TVP38/TMEM64 family protein — MRAQEPGPPADEAGPEAVARPPWRRWLRVLPLVALILISVGLVAGGVTQWFSLDRLLASRAWALAMVEEDRLRAMVLTAFLYVGTVVVSVPVSVFMTMLCGFLFGTVPGALLAISSCTTGAVIVFSIGRTAAGGWLLRNTGGRLNRLAAGFRRDAFSYVLFLRLLPLFPFWMTNLGPAIFGVRLRTFALATLIGISPGGFIYAATGARIEAVVAAHQDAKAACLAAAGTDCDRALSLRSVITPELVATLLALGILALLPVLLRRLRRKPATEPIPCDD, encoded by the coding sequence ATGCGCGCGCAGGAGCCGGGGCCGCCCGCGGACGAGGCCGGGCCGGAGGCGGTGGCCCGGCCGCCCTGGCGGCGCTGGCTGCGCGTCCTGCCCCTCGTCGCCCTGATCCTCATCTCGGTCGGGCTCGTCGCAGGCGGCGTCACGCAGTGGTTCAGCCTCGACCGGCTGCTCGCCTCGCGCGCCTGGGCGCTCGCGATGGTGGAGGAAGACCGCCTGCGGGCGATGGTCCTCACTGCGTTCCTCTATGTCGGCACCGTCGTGGTTTCGGTGCCGGTCTCGGTCTTCATGACCATGCTGTGCGGCTTCCTGTTCGGCACGGTCCCGGGGGCGCTGCTCGCGATTTCCTCCTGCACGACGGGCGCCGTCATCGTCTTCTCGATCGGCCGCACGGCGGCGGGCGGATGGTTGCTGCGCAACACCGGCGGGCGGCTCAACCGGCTCGCCGCGGGCTTCCGGCGGGACGCCTTCTCGTATGTGCTCTTCCTGCGGCTCCTGCCGCTCTTCCCGTTCTGGATGACCAATCTTGGCCCGGCCATCTTCGGGGTGAGGCTGCGCACCTTCGCGCTGGCGACGCTCATCGGGATCTCGCCGGGCGGCTTCATCTACGCGGCGACGGGTGCGCGGATCGAGGCCGTGGTGGCAGCCCACCAGGACGCGAAGGCGGCCTGCCTCGCGGCCGCCGGCACCGATTGCGACCGCGCCCTCTCCCTGCGCTCGGTGATCACGCCGGAACTCGTCGCGACGCTGCTTGCCCTGGGGATCCTGGCGCTGCTCCCGGTCCTGCTGCGGCGCCTGCGCCGCAAGCCCGCGACGGAGCCGATCCCCTGCGACGATTGA
- the moaB gene encoding molybdenum cofactor biosynthesis protein B, giving the protein MALDTSRPFIPLRIAVLTVSDTRTLTDDRSGDTLAGRLSEAGHALAARAIVPDDVEAIRGQVRAWIADPGIDVVITTGGTGFTGRDVTPEALEPLFEKRMDGFSAVFHRISYDKIGTSTLQSRATAGVAGATYIFVLPGSPGACRDAWDGILAAQLDYRHRPCNFVEIMPRLDEHLKRGAG; this is encoded by the coding sequence ATGGCCCTCGACACGAGCCGTCCCTTCATCCCGCTCCGCATCGCGGTGCTCACCGTCTCGGATACCCGCACGCTCACGGATGACCGCTCGGGCGACACCCTGGCCGGGCGCCTGAGCGAGGCCGGGCATGCGCTCGCCGCCCGGGCGATCGTGCCGGATGACGTCGAGGCCATCCGCGGGCAGGTGCGGGCCTGGATCGCCGATCCGGGCATCGACGTGGTGATCACCACGGGCGGCACCGGCTTCACCGGGCGGGACGTGACGCCCGAGGCCCTGGAACCCCTGTTCGAGAAGCGGATGGACGGCTTCTCGGCCGTCTTCCACCGCATCTCCTACGACAAGATCGGCACCTCGACGCTGCAGTCGCGCGCCACCGCGGGCGTCGCCGGCGCGACCTACATCTTCGTGCTGCCGGGCTCGCCCGGCGCCTGCCGGGACGCCTGGGACGGCATCCTCGCCGCCCAGCTCGACTACCGGCACCGGCCCTGCAACTTCGTCGAGATCATGCCGCGCCTCGACGAGCACCTGAAACGCGGGGCGGGCTGA
- a CDS encoding flagellar hook assembly protein FlgD — protein MASSVSSALATANRTGGSASPSSDAATIAGNFNQFLTLLTTQLRNQNPLDPLDTNQFTQQLVQFASVEQQLKTNDRLDSLLTASKASAAATAAGLVGQTVTADGTTAALAKGSATWTLTAARAATRAVLTITDAKGNVVATQTKALTSGSQTYAWDGRTSTGLAAPDGTYMLKVQAVDATGQSVTVDTTVTGTIESVDVTGSEPVLSVGGRSVPLSSLQAIGGPASGA, from the coding sequence ATGGCATCCAGCGTCAGCAGCGCGCTCGCGACGGCGAACCGCACCGGCGGCAGCGCCTCGCCATCGAGCGACGCCGCGACCATCGCGGGCAACTTCAACCAGTTCCTGACCCTGCTGACCACGCAGCTCCGGAACCAGAACCCCCTCGATCCCCTCGACACCAATCAGTTCACGCAGCAGCTCGTGCAATTCGCCTCGGTCGAGCAGCAGCTCAAGACCAACGACCGCCTGGATTCGCTGCTTACCGCCAGCAAGGCCTCGGCCGCCGCCACCGCGGCGGGGCTCGTCGGCCAGACGGTGACGGCGGACGGCACCACCGCCGCCCTGGCCAAAGGCTCGGCCACCTGGACGCTCACCGCCGCGCGGGCGGCCACCCGGGCCGTGCTGACGATCACGGATGCCAAGGGCAACGTCGTCGCCACCCAGACGAAGGCGCTGACGAGCGGCAGCCAGACCTATGCGTGGGACGGCCGCACCTCGACCGGGCTCGCGGCGCCGGACGGCACCTACATGCTGAAGGTCCAGGCGGTCGACGCCACGGGCCAGAGCGTCACGGTCGACACGACGGTGACGGGCACGATCGAGAGCGTCGACGTGACGGGCTCGGAGCCGGTCCTCAGCGTCGGCGGCCGCAGCGTGCCGCTGAGCAGCCTTCAGGCGATCGGCGGCCCCGCCTCGGGGGCGTGA
- the mnmA gene encoding tRNA 2-thiouridine(34) synthase MnmA, with translation MNSLDLPKAPQDTRVVVAMSGGVDSSVVAGLLKRQGYDVVGITLQLYDHGAATHRRGACCAGQDIHDARRAAETLGIPHYVLDYEDRFREAVIDRFADSYIHGETPIPCVECNRSIKFRDLLATALDLGADALATGHYVASRPRPGGSRALYRALDPARDQSYFLYATTAEQLDVLRFPLGELPKDETRRLAREFGLSVADKPDSQDICFVPQGRYQDVIARLRPDSVRPGEIVHLDGRTLGRHDGIIGFTVGQRRGLKLATGEPLYVVRLDPETARVVVGPREALATSVIRLAETNWLGDEPLTELDGMPVAVRVRSTREPRPATLRWNRAASCAEVMLATPEDGVSPGQACAIYADEGPRARVLGGGTILRVEASRREAA, from the coding sequence ATGAACTCGCTCGATCTGCCCAAGGCCCCGCAGGACACCCGCGTCGTGGTGGCGATGTCGGGCGGCGTCGATTCCTCGGTCGTCGCCGGGCTCCTCAAGCGCCAGGGCTACGACGTCGTCGGCATCACGCTCCAGCTCTACGACCACGGGGCGGCCACGCACCGGCGCGGCGCCTGCTGCGCGGGCCAGGACATCCACGATGCCCGCAGGGCCGCCGAGACGCTCGGCATCCCGCATTACGTCCTCGACTACGAGGACCGCTTCCGCGAGGCGGTGATCGACCGCTTCGCCGACAGCTACATCCACGGCGAGACGCCGATCCCCTGCGTCGAGTGCAACCGCTCGATCAAGTTCCGCGACCTGCTCGCCACCGCCCTCGACCTCGGCGCCGACGCGCTGGCGACCGGGCATTACGTGGCGAGCCGCCCGCGGCCCGGCGGAAGCCGGGCGCTCTACCGCGCCCTCGATCCGGCCCGCGACCAGAGCTACTTCCTGTATGCCACCACGGCCGAGCAGCTCGACGTCCTGCGCTTTCCCCTCGGCGAGCTGCCCAAGGACGAGACCCGCCGGCTCGCCCGCGAATTCGGCCTCTCGGTCGCCGACAAGCCCGACAGCCAGGACATCTGCTTCGTGCCCCAGGGGCGCTATCAGGACGTGATCGCGCGGCTGCGGCCCGACTCGGTCCGCCCGGGCGAGATCGTCCACCTCGACGGGCGGACGCTCGGGCGCCACGACGGCATCATCGGCTTCACGGTCGGCCAGCGGCGGGGCCTGAAGCTCGCCACCGGCGAGCCCCTCTACGTGGTGCGCCTCGACCCCGAGACCGCCCGCGTGGTGGTGGGCCCGCGCGAGGCGCTCGCTACCTCGGTGATCCGCCTTGCGGAGACGAACTGGCTCGGCGACGAGCCCCTGACCGAACTCGACGGGATGCCCGTCGCCGTGCGGGTGCGCTCGACCCGGGAGCCGCGGCCCGCGACCCTGCGCTGGAACCGGGCCGCTTCCTGCGCCGAGGTGATGCTGGCGACGCCCGAGGACGGCGTGTCGCCGGGCCAGGCCTGTGCCATCTATGCGGATGAGGGGCCCCGGGCGCGGGTGCTCGGCGGCGGCACCATCCTGCGGGTCGAGGCGTCGCGGCGCGAGGCAGCCTGA
- a CDS encoding DUF1153 domain-containing protein codes for MTEPHRPRVKYVIGPDGSPLTIADLPPSDTRRWVIRRKAEVVAAVRGGLLSLEEACQRYTLTTEEFLSWQYSIEQHGLAGLRTTRIQHYRQ; via the coding sequence ATGACCGAACCGCACCGCCCGAGGGTGAAGTATGTCATCGGGCCCGACGGAAGCCCCCTGACGATCGCGGATCTTCCGCCGAGCGACACCCGACGGTGGGTGATCCGCCGCAAGGCCGAGGTGGTGGCGGCAGTGCGCGGCGGGCTGCTGAGCCTCGAAGAGGCCTGCCAGCGCTACACCCTGACGACCGAGGAATTCCTGAGCTGGCAATACTCGATCGAGCAGCACGGCCTCGCGGGCCTGCGCACGACGCGCATCCAGCACTACCGGCAGTGA
- the bioB gene encoding biotin synthase BioB, producing MTTTTERPDAPIRHDWTVAEIQAIYDLPLLDLVHRASLVHRAHHDPADIQRASLLSIKTGGCPEDCAYCPQSAHHKEAGIGRQRLMPVEAVLREAEAAKAAGATRFCMGAAWRQPKDGPEFDAVLAMVRGVRGLGMEACVTLGMLTPSQAERLAEAGLTAYNHNLDTGPDFYGDIISTRTYADRLNTLQAVRDAGIGVCCGGIIGMGEGVADRAAMLQVLANHAPHPESVPINALVAVAGTPLAERPPVDPLDLVRMCATARIVMPKARVRLSAGRRALTREAQVLCFLAGANSIFYGERLLTTANNEADADAQLLRDIGVPVPGIEVLEAAE from the coding sequence ATGACCACCACGACCGAGCGCCCCGATGCCCCCATCCGGCACGACTGGACCGTCGCGGAGATCCAGGCGATCTACGACCTGCCGCTCCTCGACCTCGTGCACCGGGCGTCCCTCGTCCACCGCGCCCATCACGACCCCGCCGATATCCAGCGGGCGAGCCTGCTCTCGATCAAGACCGGCGGCTGCCCGGAGGATTGCGCCTATTGCCCGCAATCGGCCCACCACAAGGAGGCCGGCATCGGGCGCCAGCGGCTGATGCCGGTCGAGGCGGTGCTGCGCGAGGCCGAAGCCGCCAAGGCCGCCGGCGCCACCCGCTTCTGCATGGGCGCCGCGTGGCGCCAGCCGAAGGACGGGCCCGAATTCGACGCGGTGCTCGCCATGGTGCGGGGCGTGCGCGGCCTCGGCATGGAGGCCTGCGTCACCCTCGGCATGCTGACCCCCTCCCAGGCCGAGCGCCTCGCGGAGGCCGGCCTGACCGCCTACAACCACAATCTCGATACCGGGCCGGACTTCTACGGCGACATCATCTCGACCCGCACCTATGCGGACCGGCTGAACACGCTCCAGGCGGTGCGGGATGCCGGGATCGGCGTCTGCTGCGGCGGCATCATCGGCATGGGCGAGGGCGTCGCCGACCGCGCCGCCATGCTCCAGGTGCTCGCCAACCACGCGCCGCATCCCGAGAGCGTTCCGATCAACGCCCTCGTCGCGGTGGCCGGCACGCCGCTTGCCGAGCGGCCCCCGGTCGATCCCCTCGACCTCGTGCGGATGTGCGCCACGGCCCGCATCGTGATGCCCAAGGCCCGCGTGCGGCTCAGCGCCGGCCGCCGGGCGCTCACCCGGGAGGCCCAGGTGCTCTGCTTCCTCGCGGGGGCCAACTCGATCTTCTACGGCGAGCGGCTCCTCACCACCGCCAACAACGAGGCCGATGCGGATGCGCAGCTCCTGCGCGATATCGGCGTGCCGGTGCCGGGCATCGAGGTGCTGGAGGCGGCGGAGTAG